A DNA window from Anastrepha obliqua isolate idAnaObli1 chromosome 5, idAnaObli1_1.0, whole genome shotgun sequence contains the following coding sequences:
- the LOC129247404 gene encoding peroxisome assembly protein 12, which produces MSENANLRQNLQNVPSIFEISAAETLDSLIYPALSKIFDYLNLRLDFKLWNTYRLREELSPVVTWALQYLYLRNRGSSFGEIFYGLQRTNTETGELITGRQQVISASILTLLPYFERKLKNRNAQHEDISIVERQALNALHVYHATKAIHTFLYLIKYATSHSPIFRSLGLTLRYPSESPKDDTTTYIFLKVLEVFAFFLQFIQWWYSNDQRRKIGGALKNPVPFKSTSEKLRKSVSTKGICPICLMTVGTPTACSVSGYVYCWKCIISHLKERSSCPVTGYKITLDDLIRIYES; this is translated from the coding sequence ATGTCTGAGAATGCCAATTTGCGACAgaatttacaaaatgtaccttcaatatttgaaataagTGCCGCCGAAACACTGGACTCACTTATCTATCCAgcattaagtaaaatatttgattacTTGAATCTCCGTTTGGACTTTAAGCTTTGGAATACGTATAGACTACGTGAAGAGTTATCACCTGTTGTGACCTGGGCGCTCCAGTACTTATATTTACGCAATCGTGGTTCTTCATTTGGTGAAATTTTCTACGGATTGCAACGAACAAATACCGAAACTGGTGAACTAATAACAGGCCGTCAACAAGTGATATCTGCCAGCATTCTAACATTGTTACCATACTTCGAACGCAAGCTTAAAAACCGCAACGCTCAACATGAAGACATATCAATTGTGGAGCGACAGGCACTAAACGCTTTGCATGTATACCATGCCACCAAAGCAATACATACATTCCTGTATCTTATAAAATATGCCACCAGCCACTCGCCTATTTTTCGATCCCTCGGTTTGACATTACGTTACCCTAGTGAATCACCGAAAGATGATACGACTACCTACATATTTCTAAAAGTGCTCGAGGTATTTGCGTTCTTTCTACAATTCATTCAATGGTGGTATTCGAACGATCAACGTCGGAAAATTGGCGGCGCGTTAAAGAATCCGGTCCCATTTAAAAGTACATCTGAAAAGCTGAGAAAAAGCGTTTCAACAAAAGGCATTTGTCCTATATGCCTTATGACAGTTGGAACGCCTACTGCTTGCAGCGTATCTGGATATGTATACTGCTGGAAATGTATAATTTCACATTTAAAAGAACGTTCTTCTTGTCCCGTAACTGGTTACAAAATAACTTTGGATGATTTGATTCGAATTTATGAATCGTGA
- the LOC129247515 gene encoding uncharacterized protein LOC129247515: MKTNNLNSAENSTKTPQSKYNKKSKSRTKSSKSELTVGSGNSVKSSSTSLNNNQINILTNNIVSTSTTPTTSNPGNIFDTSLNAITNGGGGVSNVEINSSSKPHVKSYAGLEGRSVKIIWDQHDQSDLELSTEVCSRIAEDVSYKLWELVNNIKTYARHSGGNVTYDLVNEVLADADVPPALGAMDSEWDRVDYDGSYFFYSDRIIELRDEYQNEFTMETPSGPDYECTWPIDEKQSELIKKFIPNLMKVVLHGEADELDTALSETAFSPFLGACYRVILSKIIEILAFKQNEEISLRCWSLLRSCACNSHARLQNVRMEYFHLSEILISQLLATYESIKDHTSTKPEAQSIGVNIKTEVEEIKLEEKLDMKTEFMHQPDLFNLQNSNANEEKVYKLQSDNECEGDAEMRSELSPYFASPVAWKHVDELCKTIGHLAASSGYFQKECLFHITRRLQRFFEGRSVSTERDFKYISRAVRGLVALGEYAFREFIPFIYKFNAENVPDTLWNEFALSAVFIHGPDDIFLYEWLEFLCGGDKLQPFLIYYAQYFEKFLAYRFMRRKMGTFKIYSKPGVRRLEWSTLAAAMCHGDDPNKALKPKPKIEEVFPDLVSPNLQLNRAGNIRFKFAGCRPVIIKSKISANLMKPNVESNKLVVQSGHNDILIARRKLFKPLTNERRIVPLSSYYYLRI; this comes from the exons ATGAagacaaataatttaaattctgCAGAGAACTCAACTAAGACACCACAaagtaaatataacaaaaaatctaAATCACGCACAAAGTCTTCGAAATCCGAATTAACCGTTGGCAGTGGCAATAGTGTTAAAAGTTCTTCGACTAGTTTgaataataatcaaataaacATTTTGACAAATAATATTGTATCTACCTCCACAACACCCACTACCAGTAATCCTGGAAATATATTCGATACATCTTTGAATGCCATTACAAATGGAGGAGGTGGAGTTAGTAATGTTGAAATCAATAGCAGCTCAAAG CCTCATGTGAAAAGTTATGCCGGTCTGGAAGGGCGTTCAGTGAAAATAATTTGGGACCAACATGATCAAAGCGATTTGGAATTGTCGACAGAAGTGTGTTCGCGCATCGCTGAGGATGTTTCATATAAGCTATGGGAATTGGTGAAT aatattAAAACTTATGCACGTCATTCGGGTGGTAACGTAACGTACGACTTGGTAAATGAAGTATTGGCTGACGCAGACGTGCCACCAGCCTTGGGTGCTATGGATAGCGAATGGGATCGTGTTGACTATGATGGCAGTTACTTTTTCTATTCG GATAGAATTATCGAATTACGCGATGAGTACCAAAACGAATTTACCATGGAAACCCCAAGTGGTCCAGATTACGAATGCACCTGGCCAATTGATGAGAAACAAAGTGAATTGATAAAGAAATTTATACCTAATTTAATGAAGG TTGTGCTACATGGTGAGGCAGACGAGTTGGACACCGCTCTCTCTGAAACGGCATTCTCACCTTTTCTAGGCGCTTGCTACCGTGTTATTCTTTCTAAAATCATAGAAATTCTGGCTTTTAAACAAAACGAAGAAATCAGTTTACGTTGCTGGAGCCTGCTCCGCTCTTGCGCATGTAATTCACATGCACGTTTGCAAAACGTACGTAtggaatattttcatttatcggAGATACTTATATCGCAACTGCTTGCAACATATGAGAGTATTAAAGACCATACGAGTACGAAGCCTGAAGCTCAGAGTATTGGTGTGAATATAAAAACAGAAGTAGAGGAAATAAAGCTGGAAGAAAAATTAGATATGAAAACTGAATTCATGCATCAGCCGGATCTCTTTAACTTACAAAATTCGAATGCGAATGAAGAGAAAGTATATAAGTTGCAAAGTGATAATGAATGCGAGGGAGATGCTGAAATGCGATCAGAATTATCTCCCTATTTTGCCAGTCCCGTAGCTTGGAAGCATGTAGATGAGCTATGTAAAACGATTGGCCATTTGGCAGCATCAAGTGGTTATTTCCAAAAAGaatgtttatttcatattaCTAGAAGATTGCAACGCTTTTTTGAAGGTCGTAGTGTGTCAACGGAAAGAG ACTTCAAGTATATTAGCCGCGCTGTACGAGGTTTGGTTGCTCTTGGGGAGTATGCTTTTCGTGAATTTATCCCCTTCATCTACAAATTCAATGCAGAAAATGTGCCCGATACACTTTGGAATGAGTTTGCG CTAAGTGCTGTCTTTATACACGGACCAGATGACATATTTCTTTATGAATGGTTAGAGTTCTTATGCGGAGGTGATAAGTTGCAGccttttttgatatattatgCGC AATACTTTGAAAAGTTTCTAGCCTATCGCTTCATGAGACGGAAAATGGGTACCTTTAAAATATATTCTAAACCTGGTGTACGACGCTTAGAGTGGAGTACATTAGCTGCTGCTATGTGCCATGGAGACGATCCAAATAAAGCGTTAAAGCCCAAGCCAAAAATCGAAGAAGTCTTCCCCGACTTGGTATCACCTAATCTTCAATTGAATCGTGCGGGTAATATACGATTCAAGTTTGCCGGGTGCCGTCCAGTAATAATTAAATCCAAAATTTCTGCAAATCTCATGAAGCCGAATGTGGAATCAAATAAGCTGGTCGTTCAAAGTGGACACAATGATATACTTATAGCACGTCGAAAATTATTCAAACCATTAACCAACGAGCGACGTATTGTGCCGCTCAGTAGTTATTACTATctaagaatataa
- the LOC129247516 gene encoding probable ATP-dependent RNA helicase DDX28 — MLTKSKYTNISGIFRLYATVAAPAIKQKPNQAQTPKQKPIICCKRTQFNMYVPAPEGSEFGTIPLASSGWKHYKAKEDFIIFNATVSKADIQAEMLQIEDFLSGTNVCLNDKLLENLSTEMKINAFTSIQARAIPRVYDSHHVLIAAETGCGKTLAYMLPIIQRIIERKQSSSQTQQNGRKFNTPMAIIISPGRELATQIGNVAQKLCQQTGLQVKTILGGNTKRLMIDPEFSDVDILVATIGALSKLVTTGIYRMEAVRHVVLDEADTLLDDSFSDKLGYFLKRFAFHKNHTQDEHTVGTQLILASATMPTNTEEMLQRVIDVQTLHEISSPNLHKLMPHVEQRFLRMSKQSRPPTLLSLVKKNIAKKQPLIVFSNKTATSDFVDIYLNNNDVRSVNLNGDMLMKIRIGRFEQFQNGEYDVLSTTDIGSRGLDTTTARHVINFDFPLHVSDYIHRCGRIGRVGNLKSSLVTNFISSRREVEVVQRIEHAARTGGLLPDVNANIKNIINKRIMKDMQAAGIEVTEEEAF; from the exons atgttgacaaaatctaaatacacaaatatatccGGTATTTTCCGTTTATATGCAACTGTGGCTGCTCCTGCAATCAAACAAAAACCCAATCAAGCCCAAACCCCTAAACAAAAGCCTATTATCTGCTGCAAGCGGACCCAGTTTAATATGTATGTGCCCGCTCCAGAAGGAAGTGAGTTTGGTACAATACCATTGGCGTCCAGTGGCTGGAAGCATTATAAAGCGAAAGAAGATTTCATCATATTTAACGCAACTGTAAGTAAAGCAGACATACAGGCAGAAATGCTACAAATAGAAGATTTCCTTAGTGGCACCAATGTCTGTTTGAATGATAAGTTGCTGGAAAATCTAAGTACAGAAATGAAGATAAATGCCTTCACTAGCATTCAAGCAAGGGCTATACCCAGGGTGTACGACAGCCATCATGTGCTCATCGCCGCAGAGACAGGATGTGGCAAAACACTTGCCTATATGCTCCCCATTATACAACGCATAATCGAACGGAAGCAATCCTCATCACAGACACAGCAAAACGGTCGAAAGTTTAACACGCCCATGGCTATTATAATATCGCCTGGACGTGAATTAGCTACACAAATCGGAAATGTGGCACAAAAACTGTGTCAGCAAACAGGATTGCAAGTTAAGACAATATTGGGTGGAAATACAAAGCGTTTAATGATCGATCCCGAATTCTCTGATGTCGACATACTTGTAGCAACGATCGGAGCCCTTAGTAAGCTCGTAACAACGGGAATTTATCGAATGGAGGCGGTGCGTCACGTTGTACTAGACGAAGCCGACACTTTGTTAGACGATAGCTTTTCTGATAAACTAGGATATTTTCTGAAGCGCTTTGCG TTTCATAAAAACCATACGCAAGATGAGCACACTGTGGGTACCCAACTAATATTGGCTTCAGCGACAATGCCTACGAACACAGAGGAAATGCTGCAGCGGGTGATAGATGTACAGACATTGCACGAAATTTCAAGTccaaatttgcacaaattaatgCCACACGTAGAACAACGTTTTTTGCGTATGTCCAAACAAAGCCGACCCCCCACTTTGTTAAGTTTAGTCAAGAAGAATATCGCTAAAAAGCAGCCACTCATAGTGTTCAGTAATAAAACGGCCACAAGTGATTTCGTCGATATTTACCTTAATAACAATGATGTGCGCAGTGTTAATTTGAATGGCGATATGCTTATGAAAATTCGCATTGGACGCTTTGAACAATTCCAGAATGGTGAATATGATGTCCTCTCGACTACAGACATTGGCAGTCGCGGACTAGACACAACAACAGCACGCCATGTAATCAATTTCGATTTTCCACTACATGTATCAGACTATATACATCGCTGTGGACGCATTGGACGTGTGGGTAATTTAAAATCTTCATTGGTTACAAACTTCATATCTTCGCGACGCGAAGTAGAAGTTGTGCAAAGAATCGAGCATGCAGCTCGCACGGGTGGTTTGCTGCCGGATGTTAatgcaaacataaaaaatattataaacaaacGAATAATGAAGGATATGCAGGCGGCAGGCATAGAGGTTACGGAAGAAGAAGCCTTCTAG
- the LOC129247097 gene encoding post-GPI attachment to proteins factor 2-like isoform X2: MLPTLTTYDRLDGPKPLFCIPFGKVAIGVVSLPLGSFIFCVVWSLFFEFERSTSTHCDVPNYLPSISAAIGNYEPQKTVWRLAITLQLPARLAVSKIYLQYYKDTIRRNRRIYAAIACLLNNYPIHRNSFIVFIACSEIYMLISYILNKNGRRLPLLPIEEKSLLYKRNLFITNVTAFILAGYCFLRHNSLCEPGVYTLFALFEYVVVLTNMAYHMTAYWDFHAMHVSFDWERGLYLSQF; this comes from the exons ATGTTACCAACATTAACGACTTACGACCGATTAGATGGCCCAAAACCTCTATTCTGCATTCCATTTGGCAAAGTTGCAATTGGAGTTGTGAGTCTACCACTAGGcagttttatattttgtgtAGTTTGGTCGCTATTCTTCGAATTTGAACGTTCCACTTCAACGCACTGTGATGTACCCAATTATCTGCCCTCCATATCAGCGGCTATAGGAAATTATGAGCCACAAAAAACTGTTTGGCGTTTGGCGATTACCTTGCAACTGCCTGCTCGACTTGCTGTTTCTAAAATATACTTGCAGTATTATAAAGACACAATACGAAGGAATCGTCGTATATATGCTGCTATTGCTTGCTTGCTAA ATAATTACCCGATTCATAGAAACTCCTTCATTGTATTTATTGCCTGCAGTGAGATTTATATGCTTATTTCTTACATCCTCAACAAAAATGGCCGTAGATTACCGCTCTTGCCGATAGAAGAAAAATCATTGTTATACAAACgaaatttgtttataacaaaTGTTACTGCATTTATTTTGGCGGGCTATTGCTTCCTGCGGCATAATTCCTTATGCGAGCCGGGTG TCTACACATTATTTGCACTTTTCGAGTATGTTGTCGTGCTGACGAATATGGCTTACCACATGACTGCTTACTGGGATTTTCATGCAATGCATGTCAGCTTTGATTGGGAGCGGGGACTTTATTTatcacaattttaa
- the LOC129247097 gene encoding post-GPI attachment to proteins factor 2-like isoform X1 codes for MLPTLTTYDRLDGPKPLFCIPFGKVAIGVVSLPLGSFIFCVVWSLFFEFERSTSTHCDVPNYLPSISAAIGNYEPQKTVWRLAITLQLPARLAVSKIYLQYYKDTIRRNRRIYAAIACLLSMVENFALLSLSLWTSLDNYPIHRNSFIVFIACSEIYMLISYILNKNGRRLPLLPIEEKSLLYKRNLFITNVTAFILAGYCFLRHNSLCEPGVYTLFALFEYVVVLTNMAYHMTAYWDFHAMHVSFDWERGLYLSQF; via the exons ATGTTACCAACATTAACGACTTACGACCGATTAGATGGCCCAAAACCTCTATTCTGCATTCCATTTGGCAAAGTTGCAATTGGAGTTGTGAGTCTACCACTAGGcagttttatattttgtgtAGTTTGGTCGCTATTCTTCGAATTTGAACGTTCCACTTCAACGCACTGTGATGTACCCAATTATCTGCCCTCCATATCAGCGGCTATAGGAAATTATGAGCCACAAAAAACTGTTTGGCGTTTGGCGATTACCTTGCAACTGCCTGCTCGACTTGCTGTTTCTAAAATATACTTGCAGTATTATAAAGACACAATACGAAGGAATCGTCGTATATATGCTGCTATTGCTTGCTTGCTAAGTATGGTTGAAAATTTTGCGCTGCTAAGTCTATCATTATGGACCTCTTTAGATAATTACCCGATTCATAGAAACTCCTTCATTGTATTTATTGCCTGCAGTGAGATTTATATGCTTATTTCTTACATCCTCAACAAAAATGGCCGTAGATTACCGCTCTTGCCGATAGAAGAAAAATCATTGTTATACAAACgaaatttgtttataacaaaTGTTACTGCATTTATTTTGGCGGGCTATTGCTTCCTGCGGCATAATTCCTTATGCGAGCCGGGTG TCTACACATTATTTGCACTTTTCGAGTATGTTGTCGTGCTGACGAATATGGCTTACCACATGACTGCTTACTGGGATTTTCATGCAATGCATGTCAGCTTTGATTGGGAGCGGGGACTTTATTTatcacaattttaa